From Amycolatopsis sp. cg9, one genomic window encodes:
- a CDS encoding TetR/AcrR family transcriptional regulator, with amino-acid sequence MTQRQRRVRDRTERGRRIVAAARELAEAEGWDAVTTRRLAALIEYSQPVLYSHFPGGKDAIMAAAALEGFAELATALAAARDGGVAGVVGAYVAFAGAKPALYDAMFTLASELPFAKDETPDVMKACFAGLLAVIEPVAHEPDAGALTEVFWSTLHGLVTLDRGHRLSPEHRARRQALVVARFGARGD; translated from the coding sequence ATGACCCAGCGACAACGGCGGGTGCGCGACCGGACCGAGCGCGGGCGGCGGATCGTCGCCGCGGCCAGGGAGCTGGCCGAAGCGGAGGGCTGGGACGCGGTCACCACCCGGCGGCTCGCGGCCCTGATCGAGTACAGCCAGCCGGTGCTCTACAGCCACTTCCCCGGCGGCAAGGACGCGATCATGGCGGCGGCCGCCCTGGAGGGGTTCGCCGAGCTGGCCACGGCGCTCGCGGCCGCGCGGGACGGCGGCGTCGCCGGGGTCGTGGGCGCGTACGTCGCGTTCGCCGGGGCCAAGCCCGCGTTGTACGACGCGATGTTCACGCTGGCTTCGGAGCTGCCGTTCGCCAAGGACGAAACCCCGGACGTGATGAAGGCGTGCTTCGCCGGGCTGCTCGCGGTGATCGAGCCGGTGGCCCACGAGCCGGACGCGGGCGCGCTGACCGAGGTGTTCTGGAGCACGCTGCACGGCCTGGTGACCCTGGACCGCGGCCACCGGCTGTCCCCGGAGCACCGGGCGCGACGGCAGGCGCTGGTGGTCGCCCGCTTCGGCGCGCGGGGCGACTGA
- a CDS encoding DUF4267 domain-containing protein, translated as MLIAGYVLVAIVSLGIIYVGLNYLFAPAKIAAGFGFTEVPENAETFLNVKGGRDVGAGLVPLALMIYGDPHALGWVFLAAAVWPVFDMLIVLRHRGKKAVAFGVHGLTAVVMVVAALLLLLG; from the coding sequence ATGCTCATCGCCGGCTACGTCCTCGTCGCGATCGTCTCGCTCGGGATCATCTACGTCGGGCTCAACTACCTCTTCGCGCCGGCGAAGATCGCCGCGGGCTTCGGCTTCACCGAGGTCCCCGAAAACGCCGAGACCTTCCTCAACGTCAAGGGCGGCCGCGACGTCGGAGCCGGTCTCGTCCCGCTGGCCCTGATGATCTACGGCGACCCGCACGCGCTGGGCTGGGTCTTCCTCGCCGCGGCCGTCTGGCCCGTCTTCGACATGCTGATCGTCCTGCGCCACCGCGGGAAGAAGGCCGTCGCCTTCGGCGTCCACGGGCTGACCGCCGTCGTGATGGTCGTCGCGGCGCTGTTGCTCCTGCTCGGCTGA